In the genome of Verrucomicrobiales bacterium, one region contains:
- the tgt gene encoding tRNA guanosine(34) transglycosylase Tgt — MFFELLATASQSRARLGRIHTTRGTIETPVYMPVGTQASVKALDPRELVEMGTQIILGNTYHLSIRPGMEIMQAAGGLHQFMNWHQPILTDSGGFQVFSLAKIRKIKPNGVEFRSHLDGSLLFLGPKESMEIQRHIGSDIAMVFDECPPHTATHREVRGAVERTIEWAKECREQPRARGQFVFGITQGGKFADLRERCARELVAMDFDGYAVGGVSVGEPEPEMMQAVELAEPHLPANKPRYAMGLGTPAQMVELIARGIDMFDCVLPTRVARNGTAYTRKGAVSIKGGFNKADFGPIEEGCECFACQRFTRAYLRHLLNVNEILGLRMLSVHNSHMYLKLMADVREHLRAGTFDEFRKEFIATFIPSKRIRDARAKEAHATPPEG; from the coding sequence ATGTTCTTTGAACTTCTGGCAACCGCCTCGCAATCCCGAGCGAGGCTGGGCCGTATCCACACCACGCGCGGGACCATCGAAACCCCGGTGTACATGCCGGTGGGCACCCAAGCTTCCGTCAAGGCTCTGGACCCCCGGGAGTTGGTCGAGATGGGGACCCAAATCATCCTGGGAAACACCTATCACCTGAGCATTCGGCCGGGGATGGAGATCATGCAGGCGGCAGGAGGGCTGCACCAGTTCATGAATTGGCATCAACCGATCCTGACCGACAGCGGCGGATTTCAGGTGTTCAGCCTCGCGAAGATTCGGAAGATCAAGCCGAACGGAGTCGAGTTTCGATCGCATCTCGACGGCTCGCTGTTGTTCCTGGGGCCCAAGGAATCGATGGAGATTCAGCGTCACATCGGTTCCGATATCGCCATGGTGTTCGATGAATGCCCCCCGCACACGGCGACGCATCGCGAGGTGCGCGGCGCGGTGGAACGAACCATCGAGTGGGCCAAGGAATGCCGCGAGCAGCCGCGCGCCCGGGGGCAATTCGTATTTGGCATCACGCAGGGCGGGAAGTTCGCGGATCTGCGTGAACGATGCGCCCGCGAGCTGGTGGCCATGGATTTCGATGGCTATGCGGTCGGTGGAGTCAGCGTTGGCGAGCCGGAGCCCGAGATGATGCAGGCGGTCGAACTCGCCGAGCCGCATCTCCCCGCGAACAAACCCCGATACGCCATGGGGCTGGGAACGCCGGCGCAGATGGTCGAGCTGATTGCCCGAGGCATCGACATGTTCGACTGCGTGCTTCCGACCCGGGTTGCTCGCAATGGAACGGCCTATACCCGCAAGGGCGCGGTGAGCATCAAGGGCGGATTCAACAAGGCCGATTTCGGGCCCATCGAGGAGGGGTGCGAGTGCTTCGCTTGTCAGCGCTTTACCCGCGCCTACCTGCGACATCTGCTGAACGTGAACGAGATCCTTGGGCTGCGCATGCTCAGCGTGCATAACTCGCACATGTATCTCAAGCTCATGGCCGATGTTCGGGAGCACCTGCGAGCGGGCACGTTCGATGAATTTCGAAAGGAGTTCATCGCGACCTTCATCCCCAGTAAACGGATTCGAGATGCTCGGGCCAAAGAAGCCCATGCGACTCCCCCAGAGGGCTGA
- a CDS encoding EAL domain-containing protein: MEEGKPITILYAEDDPVSSRILGKTLQSLGYTAFGYPNGAEALEWFKAHQPPIIISDWMMPQLDGVGFCEQVRALNLPQYTYFIMLTANAGQANYRKAMDSGVDDFLVKPFKRDDLYIRLRVAERIIRQRWEAESKIRSLAHFPADNPNPVLQADRDGKIVYANKASLPLLKDWSCEVGAPLPNSLQGLLESRLASGPARETELSCQHRVFSFATTSVSEDGDVYLYGHEITARKRAEAELIAMRNQAVSQSLQDALTGIGNRVLFQQRLPELLESVEASGRKLALVLIDIDNFKEINDSYGHKVGDQVIIHVGHTLRDRLKGKDCVCRWGGDELVLLITDLPDRNMMGPICERLRDAVKRGATESDLPTSVSLSMGFAIYPDDAQNGEGLLQKADHALYEAKADGRDCWREFKGESQELKGIQNVFQHLTVALQEKRLTAHFQPVWDVVNNKVAGVEALARWPDPARGFIPPDQFIPVAEAKGLIIPLSKQVLRISLETMKAWRDLGFELTLSVNLSKRQLVEPQFLSDLRSQVDELQLPHQRIIFEVTERQSILGHALGRQRLEEMANDGYRLSLDDFGSGYSSFDLVGELPFHELKIYSGLVQRMSQPRGRGIIQAVVEMGHSLGLTVVAEGVESEQDVRTLREIGVHKIQGYFYSKPLAAPDLYKYLEKHSLDKTPPEPRSRQQAAIDGVSF; encoded by the coding sequence GTGGAAGAAGGCAAGCCTATCACCATTCTGTACGCCGAAGACGATCCGGTGTCCTCCAGGATTCTGGGGAAAACCCTGCAATCGCTGGGATACACCGCGTTCGGCTATCCCAATGGGGCCGAGGCGCTCGAGTGGTTCAAGGCTCACCAGCCGCCTATTATCATCAGCGATTGGATGATGCCTCAGCTGGATGGCGTGGGCTTTTGCGAACAAGTCCGAGCTCTCAACCTTCCGCAATACACCTACTTCATCATGCTGACCGCGAATGCGGGGCAGGCGAACTATCGCAAAGCGATGGACAGCGGGGTGGACGACTTCCTGGTGAAGCCTTTCAAGCGCGACGATCTCTACATCCGGCTTCGGGTGGCGGAGCGCATCATCCGGCAACGCTGGGAAGCGGAGTCCAAAATTCGTTCGCTGGCACATTTTCCGGCGGACAACCCCAACCCGGTGCTCCAAGCGGACCGGGACGGCAAGATTGTCTACGCCAACAAGGCGAGTCTTCCGCTGCTCAAGGATTGGTCGTGCGAAGTGGGGGCCCCTCTGCCCAACTCACTTCAAGGTCTTCTGGAATCCCGGCTGGCATCGGGGCCAGCCCGCGAGACCGAGCTGAGCTGCCAGCATCGGGTGTTCAGTTTCGCCACCACCTCCGTTTCGGAGGATGGGGATGTCTATCTCTATGGACACGAAATCACCGCGCGCAAGCGGGCCGAGGCGGAACTCATCGCGATGCGGAACCAGGCCGTCTCTCAGTCTCTGCAGGACGCCCTGACCGGAATCGGAAATCGCGTGCTCTTTCAGCAACGCTTGCCCGAGCTCTTAGAATCGGTGGAAGCCAGCGGACGCAAACTCGCCCTGGTGCTCATCGACATCGACAACTTCAAGGAGATCAACGACAGCTACGGGCACAAGGTTGGCGACCAGGTAATCATTCACGTCGGGCACACGCTCCGCGATCGTTTGAAGGGAAAGGATTGCGTCTGTCGCTGGGGTGGCGATGAACTGGTGCTGCTCATCACGGACCTTCCCGATCGCAATATGATGGGGCCAATCTGCGAGCGACTGCGCGACGCCGTCAAACGCGGGGCCACCGAGTCGGACCTGCCGACCAGTGTTTCGCTGAGCATGGGGTTCGCGATCTACCCGGACGACGCCCAGAATGGGGAGGGCCTGCTGCAAAAGGCCGACCATGCCTTGTACGAGGCCAAGGCGGACGGGCGGGACTGCTGGCGGGAGTTCAAAGGGGAATCCCAGGAGTTGAAAGGAATTCAAAACGTCTTCCAGCACCTGACTGTGGCCTTGCAGGAAAAACGCCTCACGGCGCATTTCCAGCCGGTCTGGGACGTGGTTAACAACAAGGTCGCCGGGGTGGAAGCGCTGGCTCGCTGGCCCGATCCAGCGCGAGGCTTCATCCCGCCGGATCAATTCATCCCGGTCGCGGAAGCCAAAGGATTGATCATCCCCTTGAGCAAGCAGGTGCTGCGTATCAGTCTCGAAACGATGAAGGCGTGGCGAGACCTCGGGTTTGAGCTGACGCTTTCCGTCAACCTGTCCAAACGGCAGCTGGTGGAGCCGCAATTCCTGTCCGATCTCCGATCCCAGGTGGACGAGCTGCAGCTTCCGCATCAGCGCATCATTTTTGAAGTGACTGAACGGCAGTCGATTCTCGGCCATGCGCTGGGCAGGCAGCGTCTGGAAGAAATGGCCAATGACGGATACCGGCTGTCGCTCGATGATTTTGGGTCAGGGTATTCGTCCTTTGACTTGGTGGGCGAGCTGCCCTTCCACGAGCTAAAGATCTATAGCGGACTGGTCCAACGCATGAGCCAACCGCGCGGGCGGGGCATCATCCAGGCGGTGGTGGAAATGGGTCATTCCCTCGGATTGACGGTCGTTGCCGAAGGAGTAGAGAGCGAGCAGGACGTGCGCACGCTCCGCGAGATCGGGGTCCACAAGATTCAGGGATACTTCTACTCGAAGCCGCTGGCCGCCCCAGATCTATATAAGTATCTCGAGAAGCATTCCCTCGACAAGACCCCACCTGAGCCACGATCACGTCAACAGGCTGCCATCGATGGGGTCTCGTTCTAG
- a CDS encoding tetratricopeptide repeat protein has product MDPIPLPYSHHLSAAQGWLELGTAAEAANELAAIKPPWDKHPAVLEISWGVNAKLKNWERCVALANELIADFPEHEAGWIHRSYALHELQRTREALEMLAECSARFPRSTTIPYNLACYHAQLAQLDAARDWLEKAFARSEDPKVLKVQALQDPDLKLLHAEIQKKPR; this is encoded by the coding sequence ATGGACCCGATACCGTTGCCCTATTCCCACCATTTGAGCGCGGCCCAGGGCTGGCTGGAATTGGGGACTGCCGCAGAAGCGGCGAACGAACTGGCCGCCATCAAGCCTCCCTGGGATAAACACCCGGCGGTGCTCGAGATCTCGTGGGGGGTGAACGCCAAACTAAAGAACTGGGAACGCTGTGTCGCGTTGGCGAATGAACTGATAGCGGACTTTCCGGAGCATGAAGCTGGCTGGATTCATCGCTCCTATGCCCTGCACGAGCTGCAGCGTACCCGAGAAGCATTGGAAATGCTGGCAGAATGTTCGGCCCGGTTTCCTCGATCCACAACCATTCCCTATAATCTGGCCTGCTACCACGCCCAGCTCGCCCAACTCGATGCCGCTCGGGATTGGTTGGAGAAGGCCTTCGCGCGGAGTGAGGATCCCAAAGTCTTGAAGGTCCAGGCGCTCCAAGATCCCGACCTCAAACTGCTCCACGCCGAGATCCAGAAAAAGCCCCGCTAG
- a CDS encoding immunoglobulin domain-containing protein: MQTQSAQDVFGFNSVTRFWLGLYFVLMVGALSGPERAVARLAITEAMSSAATTQGSATVVQNSDWWELTNFGTNTIDLTGYKWNDNQGGLLSADPTPFAGLSIAPGQSILFFQSNSPASMSPDQFKTWWGRAFEPSAQAVIYEGNGLSSTGDGIRLWGPDAINDSDWVDSVDFGAAIRGASFVYDPSTGVFGLLSTNGVLTAAQAATADDVGSPGRTSGPVPLVISQHPTNTAVNPGDTAVFSVTARGLPRPSFRWFFGDEPLSGERFDTLRVTNSTPDKTGLYRVVLDNGFQSLTSEVARLTLNAAPEAPVVTLQPQDQNAFTGQSVVFRSMASGVPQPAYQWFFGTRAIEGATQDALTLPAAQPEDSGLYSVQASNASGTVTSREARLLVTRKPRLVITEILPASDTNGPVRGHNDWWELSNLDTFAVDLYGYRFDDGSASLAAAITLTNRVSILPGESIVFVENMTPEEFRRWWGDSNFKPDQKIITYRGGGLSLSSLGDAINLWNGVASEDFDTVASEVFSTATNGVSFGWDAASQTFGGLSVAGLGGAWRSLENADYGSPGFLTNPPYPRILDFQRVGNTYRITWNTEPNRRYVLQSGESLDGSVWTAVETLTATGNVLSREVPMATVRSTFFRILLEP, encoded by the coding sequence ATGCAAACTCAGAGCGCGCAAGATGTCTTCGGTTTTAACTCTGTGACTCGGTTTTGGTTAGGACTTTACTTTGTTCTGATGGTGGGAGCCCTTTCCGGGCCTGAGCGGGCCGTTGCGCGGCTGGCGATCACGGAGGCGATGTCCTCCGCTGCCACGACTCAAGGGAGTGCCACGGTGGTTCAGAACTCGGACTGGTGGGAGTTGACCAATTTCGGGACGAACACGATCGACCTGACAGGCTACAAGTGGAATGACAATCAAGGTGGACTGCTGAGCGCTGATCCGACGCCGTTCGCGGGATTGAGCATCGCGCCGGGGCAATCCATTCTCTTCTTCCAGAGCAACTCTCCGGCTTCCATGTCCCCGGATCAATTCAAGACCTGGTGGGGACGCGCCTTTGAGCCCTCGGCTCAAGCGGTTATTTATGAAGGAAATGGGTTGAGTTCGACCGGGGATGGAATTCGGCTTTGGGGTCCCGATGCCATCAACGATTCGGACTGGGTTGATTCGGTCGACTTCGGTGCGGCGATTCGGGGGGCCTCATTCGTCTACGATCCCTCGACCGGGGTGTTCGGCTTGCTCAGTACCAATGGGGTGCTGACGGCAGCCCAAGCGGCCACGGCCGATGATGTCGGATCACCTGGGCGTACTTCTGGTCCGGTTCCGTTGGTCATTTCCCAGCATCCCACCAACACGGCGGTGAATCCGGGCGACACAGCGGTCTTTTCCGTAACGGCTCGAGGGCTACCCCGGCCTTCGTTCCGCTGGTTTTTCGGCGACGAGCCGCTATCCGGTGAGCGTTTTGACACTCTCAGAGTCACGAATTCGACCCCAGACAAAACCGGCCTTTATCGCGTGGTGTTGGACAACGGCTTTCAATCCCTCACGAGTGAGGTAGCTCGTCTCACTTTGAATGCGGCTCCCGAGGCTCCTGTGGTTACACTTCAACCTCAGGACCAGAATGCCTTTACTGGCCAGAGCGTCGTGTTTCGATCCATGGCTTCCGGAGTTCCTCAACCGGCCTATCAGTGGTTTTTTGGCACTCGAGCGATCGAGGGGGCGACCCAGGACGCGCTGACCTTACCGGCCGCCCAGCCGGAAGACTCCGGTTTGTATTCAGTTCAGGCGAGCAACGCCAGTGGAACGGTAACCTCGCGGGAGGCTCGTTTACTGGTGACCCGCAAGCCGCGCTTGGTCATTACGGAAATTCTGCCCGCCTCGGATACCAATGGACCCGTGCGTGGGCACAATGACTGGTGGGAGCTGTCCAATCTCGATACCTTCGCAGTGGATCTCTATGGCTATCGATTTGATGATGGCTCCGCGAGCCTCGCTGCGGCGATCACGCTCACCAACCGAGTTTCCATTCTCCCCGGAGAATCGATCGTGTTCGTGGAGAACATGACTCCTGAGGAGTTCCGTCGCTGGTGGGGTGACTCGAACTTTAAGCCGGATCAGAAGATCATTACCTACCGGGGCGGCGGACTCAGCCTCAGCTCTCTGGGCGACGCCATCAACCTCTGGAACGGGGTCGCTTCCGAAGACTTTGATACTGTGGCCAGCGAGGTGTTTTCGACGGCTACCAATGGCGTCAGCTTCGGGTGGGATGCCGCCAGCCAAACGTTCGGCGGGTTGAGCGTGGCAGGCCTCGGCGGAGCCTGGCGGTCCTTGGAGAACGCTGACTATGGATCCCCCGGATTTCTTACCAATCCCCCATATCCGCGGATTCTTGATTTCCAGCGTGTGGGAAATACCTATCGCATCACTTGGAATACGGAGCCAAATCGTCGCTATGTCCTTCAGTCCGGTGAATCCCTGGACGGCTCGGTTTGGACAGCTGTCGAGACGCTCACGGCTACCGGTAACGTCCTGTCGCGTGAGGTGCCCATGGCAACAGTCCGCTCCACATTCTTCCGCATCCTACTCGAGCCGTGA
- the rpe gene encoding ribulose-phosphate 3-epimerase — translation MIIAPSLLAADFTRFGAETLRADRAGADWLHLDIMDGHFVPNISFGPEVVRRLRPLSKMTFDVHLMCSRPEILLEPFARAGADLMTVHVELSDQVEPLIWKIKSLGKKVGLAINPPTNVNLAIPYLDKIDLLLIMTVNPGFGGQPFIAEMLPKIQQALSWRRERGLAYRIEVDGGINFDTARDCAQAGADTFVAGTALFGHPRLKSAVQRMRKLVTQAGASTSHVL, via the coding sequence ATGATTATTGCGCCATCCCTTTTGGCGGCGGATTTTACCCGCTTTGGAGCCGAGACCCTTCGCGCTGACCGCGCGGGGGCTGACTGGCTTCACCTCGACATCATGGACGGACATTTCGTTCCGAACATTTCCTTTGGTCCTGAAGTCGTGCGCCGTCTGCGTCCGCTGAGCAAAATGACGTTTGATGTGCACCTGATGTGTTCGCGCCCCGAAATCCTCTTGGAGCCCTTTGCCCGCGCTGGCGCAGATCTGATGACCGTTCACGTCGAGTTGAGCGACCAGGTGGAGCCGCTGATCTGGAAGATCAAGAGCCTCGGTAAAAAGGTGGGTCTGGCGATCAATCCTCCGACCAATGTCAATCTGGCGATTCCCTATCTCGACAAGATCGACCTGCTGCTGATCATGACGGTAAATCCCGGTTTTGGCGGGCAGCCGTTCATTGCCGAGATGCTGCCCAAGATCCAGCAGGCGCTGAGCTGGCGTCGCGAACGCGGACTCGCCTATCGGATCGAGGTGGATGGGGGCATCAACTTTGACACCGCTCGCGATTGCGCCCAGGCTGGTGCCGACACCTTTGTGGCCGGCACGGCGTTGTTCGGACATCCCCGGCTCAAGTCCGCGGTGCAGCGCATGCGTAAACTCGTCACCCAGGCTGGCGCTTCGACCTCTCATGTTCTTTGA
- a CDS encoding agmatine deiminase family protein, with the protein MPAEWEPHEGTWFTWPRPEGISFPDKYDTVPPVYAELIRHLVGVEDVNLNVWNADMENSVREILKAHQVPLERVFFHHFPAYEPWCRDHGPIFLVRERDGARERAVVDWAYNAWGGKYPPYDLDDIVPQHVAALRKLPLFAPGIVMEGGSIEVNGRGTLLTTEACLLNPNRNPGLSQSEISQYLRDFLGISKIIWLGEGIVGDDTDGHIDDLSRFVSHNTIVTVVEEDIEDANYHLLQENYQRLRKASDQDGHVFNIVKLPTPGIVEYQGQRLPASYANFYIANQLVLVPTFRHRNDARAVEILQQEFPDRKVVGVDSTELIWGLGSFHCITQQEPAATGGG; encoded by the coding sequence ATGCCGGCCGAATGGGAGCCGCATGAAGGTACCTGGTTCACGTGGCCTCGTCCGGAAGGTATCAGCTTTCCCGACAAGTACGACACGGTGCCTCCGGTCTATGCCGAGCTGATCCGCCATTTGGTGGGGGTGGAGGACGTGAACCTCAATGTCTGGAACGCGGACATGGAGAACTCAGTGCGTGAGATCTTGAAAGCGCATCAGGTGCCTCTCGAACGCGTGTTCTTTCACCATTTTCCCGCCTACGAACCTTGGTGTCGGGATCATGGACCCATTTTTCTGGTCCGAGAGCGGGACGGCGCCCGCGAGCGTGCGGTGGTGGATTGGGCCTACAACGCCTGGGGGGGGAAGTACCCGCCCTATGACCTGGACGACATCGTGCCTCAACACGTCGCCGCGCTGCGGAAACTCCCGTTATTTGCGCCGGGGATCGTGATGGAAGGCGGCTCGATCGAAGTGAATGGTCGGGGAACGTTACTGACCACCGAAGCCTGCCTGCTGAACCCCAACCGCAACCCTGGCTTGTCGCAATCGGAGATCTCCCAGTATCTGCGCGATTTTTTAGGCATCTCCAAGATCATCTGGCTGGGTGAGGGGATTGTGGGGGACGACACCGATGGCCATATCGATGACCTTTCCCGCTTCGTCAGTCACAACACGATCGTGACCGTGGTGGAGGAGGATATCGAGGATGCCAACTATCACCTGCTCCAGGAGAACTATCAGCGTCTGCGCAAAGCCAGCGACCAGGATGGCCACGTGTTCAATATAGTCAAGCTGCCCACGCCCGGGATCGTGGAATACCAAGGTCAACGACTCCCGGCGAGCTACGCGAATTTTTACATTGCGAATCAGCTGGTGCTGGTGCCCACCTTCCGACACCGGAATGATGCCCGGGCGGTGGAAATCCTCCAGCAGGAGTTCCCCGACCGCAAGGTGGTGGGCGTTGACTCCACCGAGCTGATCTGGGGTTTGGGGTCCTTCCACTGCATCACTCAGCAGGAGCCCGCCGCCACCGGTGGGGGCTGA
- a CDS encoding DUF1559 domain-containing protein encodes MRRFPFARSRAAFTLIELLVVIAIIAILAGMLLPSLAKAKNSAKRTACLNNMRQWGVGLTLYFHDNEDRLPRESFGAGTVLNNWAQVKDPNNNDVWYNAIPPLMGQPRAGDYFNKRAGFYERESFFHCPAARFPRGHTLGNNPLFSLSMNSKLIEAPRTTLRVVEIRQPASTVMFLENLLPDETPVDIAQATTDLGQPSSYASRFVARHDRRGNLVFVDGHVETFAGDEVVETASGASRGKAKVPQDRIVWTPVPTQNPN; translated from the coding sequence ATGAGACGATTTCCGTTTGCGAGATCCCGAGCTGCGTTCACGCTCATCGAACTGTTGGTGGTTATCGCCATCATTGCCATCCTGGCCGGCATGTTGTTGCCCAGCCTCGCCAAGGCCAAGAACTCTGCCAAGCGCACGGCCTGTCTCAACAACATGAGGCAATGGGGGGTGGGGCTGACGCTCTATTTTCACGACAACGAGGATCGGCTCCCCCGCGAGAGCTTTGGCGCTGGGACTGTGCTCAACAACTGGGCGCAGGTGAAGGATCCGAACAACAACGATGTGTGGTACAACGCCATTCCTCCGTTGATGGGGCAGCCCCGCGCAGGAGATTATTTCAATAAGCGGGCGGGCTTTTACGAGCGGGAGAGTTTCTTTCATTGCCCGGCGGCGCGATTTCCCAGGGGACATACCCTGGGCAATAACCCGTTGTTCAGCCTGTCGATGAACTCAAAACTCATCGAAGCTCCTCGAACCACGTTGAGGGTGGTAGAGATTCGCCAGCCAGCCAGCACCGTCATGTTCCTGGAAAATCTCCTCCCGGATGAGACCCCGGTGGACATCGCCCAGGCCACCACCGATCTCGGGCAGCCCAGTAGCTATGCCAGCCGGTTCGTCGCCCGGCATGATCGGCGAGGAAATCTCGTGTTCGTAGACGGGCACGTCGAGACGTTCGCGGGCGACGAGGTGGTCGAGACCGCCTCCGGAGCCTCTCGGGGCAAGGCCAAAGTTCCACAGGATCGCATCGTCTGGACGCCGGTTCCGACGCAGAACCCGAACTAG
- the hemL gene encoding glutamate-1-semialdehyde 2,1-aminomutase — MNAPSRSQVLFTEALKYIPGGVNSPVRAFRGVGGQPFFVDRASGARVWDVDGNEYLDYVGTWGPAIHGHAHPRIVKAIQHAAELGTSFGIPNPLEVKMAELIWEHVPSVEKIRMCSSGTEATMSAIRLARGYTQRDKIIKFEGCYHGHVDSLLVKAGSGGLTFGTPDSAGVPAAFTQETIVLPFNDPDAVRAAFHANLGQIAGIILEPVPGNAGLYLPKPGYLEFLREITEQHDTVLIFDEVMTGFRLGISGAQGIYGITPDLSCFGKVIGGGLPVGAFGGRAEIMDCLAPLGPVYQAGTLSGNPVAMAAGLASLEELVNGEAYVTLEQRGAQLEAGMMEAAQAAGVPVTFNRIGSMFCGYFTDQPVHSLADAMHSDREKFARYFHAMLAEGIYFAPSQFEAGFISTAHTAEDIEATVTAAAAVMKRL, encoded by the coding sequence ATGAATGCTCCATCTCGTTCTCAGGTTCTGTTCACGGAAGCGCTGAAGTATATCCCGGGCGGTGTTAACTCCCCGGTGCGTGCTTTTCGCGGAGTGGGCGGCCAGCCATTCTTCGTGGATCGCGCCTCCGGTGCCCGGGTCTGGGATGTTGATGGCAATGAGTACCTGGACTATGTCGGAACCTGGGGGCCAGCCATTCACGGCCATGCACACCCGCGCATCGTCAAAGCCATTCAGCACGCCGCTGAGTTGGGAACCAGCTTTGGCATTCCCAACCCGCTGGAAGTCAAGATGGCCGAACTCATCTGGGAACACGTTCCCAGCGTGGAAAAGATCCGCATGTGCAGCAGCGGCACCGAGGCGACCATGTCAGCCATCAGGTTGGCGCGCGGCTACACCCAGCGCGACAAGATCATCAAATTCGAGGGCTGCTATCACGGCCACGTCGATTCCCTCCTGGTTAAGGCCGGGTCCGGCGGGCTCACCTTCGGCACCCCGGACAGCGCGGGGGTTCCGGCTGCGTTTACGCAAGAGACTATCGTGCTCCCGTTCAACGATCCGGATGCGGTTCGCGCCGCCTTTCATGCCAATCTGGGCCAGATCGCCGGAATCATCCTGGAGCCAGTTCCCGGCAATGCCGGCCTCTACCTGCCCAAGCCAGGCTACCTCGAGTTCCTTCGGGAGATCACCGAGCAGCACGACACCGTGCTTATTTTTGACGAAGTGATGACCGGGTTTCGCTTGGGCATCAGCGGGGCGCAGGGCATCTATGGGATCACTCCCGACCTCTCGTGCTTTGGCAAGGTGATCGGGGGCGGGTTGCCGGTGGGAGCGTTTGGGGGGCGCGCCGAGATCATGGACTGTCTGGCACCTCTAGGGCCGGTTTATCAGGCGGGAACCCTGAGCGGCAATCCGGTCGCGATGGCTGCCGGTCTTGCGTCCCTGGAGGAGTTGGTCAACGGCGAGGCTTATGTTACCCTCGAACAGCGGGGTGCCCAGTTGGAGGCCGGCATGATGGAGGCGGCGCAGGCGGCGGGAGTCCCGGTCACCTTTAATCGGATCGGATCCATGTTCTGCGGCTACTTTACCGACCAGCCGGTGCACAGCCTCGCCGATGCGATGCACAGCGACCGCGAGAAATTCGCCCGCTATTTCCACGCGATGCTGGCCGAAGGCATCTACTTTGCGCCCTCGCAGTTCGAAGCTGGGTTTATCTCGACCGCCCATACAGCCGAAGACATTGAAGCGACGGTCACCGCCGCTGCGGCAGTGATGAAGCGGCTCTAG
- a CDS encoding ribonuclease H-like domain-containing protein, giving the protein MKNIVYFDLETQKSADEVGGWDKIRDMRMSVGVTYNTARGEYQIYGEQDVNALLTELQRADLVVGFNHIRFDYEVLHGYTVFDLTQLPSLDMLVELQKTLPHRLSLDSIATATLGVEKTAEGLQAIRWFREGKLMEIAEYCCFDVKITKLVYEYGAQHKQLHYTNRFGKTQTVPVSW; this is encoded by the coding sequence ATGAAGAACATTGTTTACTTTGATTTGGAAACCCAGAAGTCCGCGGACGAGGTCGGCGGATGGGATAAGATTCGCGACATGCGAATGAGTGTCGGTGTCACCTACAACACCGCTCGGGGCGAGTATCAAATCTACGGAGAACAGGACGTCAATGCGTTGCTAACCGAGCTGCAACGAGCCGACCTGGTGGTGGGCTTTAACCATATCCGGTTCGATTACGAAGTGCTGCACGGCTACACCGTCTTCGATCTCACCCAGCTACCCAGCCTCGACATGCTGGTCGAATTGCAGAAGACGCTCCCGCATCGGCTGTCCCTGGATTCCATCGCCACAGCCACTCTGGGAGTCGAAAAGACTGCGGAAGGGCTCCAGGCGATCAGGTGGTTCCGGGAAGGGAAGCTGATGGAGATCGCCGAGTACTGCTGCTTCGATGTGAAAATCACGAAGCTGGTCTACGAATACGGCGCCCAGCATAAGCAACTTCACTACACCAACCGTTTCGGCAAAACGCAGACGGTTCCCGTGTCGTGGTAG